A segment of the Cololabis saira isolate AMF1-May2022 chromosome 3, fColSai1.1, whole genome shotgun sequence genome:
TCACTAACCTTGACATTGCACCTGTGCCATGACAACATTTTTATGTCCCCATTCCAGTCTTAGTTGTGGTAGATGTGAACACTGAATGGTCTGATTTTTTTGAAGGAGGGGTTTATTTTAGATTTTCTGCAGGTAATCTTGGCATATCTCCAAGCAGCATGCCGTTGTGGCTGCTGTCCTTGGGCATAACTCTGCATTTATATCAAGAAAACTGCTCTCAAACCATGTGCCAGGAAGCTAAAAGGTATAAGCAAGCATTTGTTTAAAACTGGCGTGTGCCCAGCTGCCTTCTTCAATCTCCCCTCAGGTTTCCCCGGGTGACtctttgtgtgtgagagtgcgGCCTGAGTGTGCGCTGgtgtgtgtgcaagtgtgttTAGGAGGTGCTGTTTCCCACAACCCTGATCTAATTCCGTGGTAACTCAATCTCCGTGTGAGTGCTTCGCGGCGAGTGTTCTCCCACCCGTCGACAGTGCCTCCCTGGCTGGCTGGGAGGCTGAGGGTGTCTGACGGAGGCCGGCTCAGTCCCAGTGGGCCCCCTCCCCCTCTTGCCTCCTCCCGCCTCCGTCCTACCCACCCTCCCTACAGGATTGATTTACTATGTCAACCGTTGTGGCTGTCGGCAGCAGCGACGCTCACAGCCGTGCCTGCATCCTGTGTGCACACCATCCTGACATCTTATACCTGCCACTCAACAACTGCTCCAGTGAAGTTTGCATTGATGGATTTGGCGGGGAGGGAGGTCATTAAAAAGGGCAATTGTGCATGTGAGATACTTTATTTCTTCATGTTTTATTCAACTAGGAGGAGGTTTTgggaaaaatctgaactttgcCATCATACTTCACATACCTCGCATATATGTATGTGgttgcgtgagtgtgtgtgtgtgtgtgtgtgggtgtgtgagagGTATGACATTATGTAAGGTGGAGAAAATGCCACCCACGTTGCTCCTGAATAGGTTGTAAGTAAGATCGGGGGAAATGTCTCCCAGACAGCCTCCTTACAACAATGTTATCCTATGGGCCACAACTTCCTGTCTGTCCATTCTGGTTCCATTCAGCACCCAGGCGCTATAATAGGCAGAGACTCGGACCCATTCCCACTCTTTGACCGTAATACACCCGCCTTCTCATTCTTTCCTTTCCTGTCTTTGTTGGCATCTAATCTACTTGTGCTTTCTGGATGGGTAAAGGCAAGGAGGATATGTTGACTTCCTTGTTTCTTTGTTTAGAAGAAGTCCTGtttgtttcttatttttttctgttctctgCTCAGTCCATAATACTGACACCAGCATTTCTCAGCGCCAGCTGGCATTTATATGAATTGAAGTATAGGAAAATGAAGGAAGAAATGCGTGATGCATTTTCTTCCACGAAGGCACACACAGCTGACTGCTCATAAGGTGTGTCAGTATGCCTCCTGTTACCAGTTAACTTAAGCAAGTTCACAATAGCGAGAAGGAAGATCACAAGACTGGTTCCCAAATAAGCGCAAAAAGGAGACAGCATGTGATGTCCTCACAGAGAAAAGAGGACGTGGAGCAAGCTACTTTTGAGGCCACACATTGTGTTTCCACAGGAAAAACATTGTTTGCATATCAATGGCTTGTGTGTGTAAAGAGAGTGGATGTGTGTTAAGGTGGAAAGGGATTTCGGGCTCTAATTGAAATATATATCCTGTTCAACATCACATAAAGAGAACATCACACAGTGGCTATATGAATTATTAGTTAAGTCAAGCTGTGGAAACTGATAATGACCTTTTCTttctatgtctgtgtgtgtttgtgtgtgtgcacagcaTGACTCGGTGCTACCAGGGGATAAATGTCTCTCTTTCAGAAACAGGCCCGTCTCTGAAGGTCAGCCGTCATGTTATGAGTAACTTTTCAGTTTCTCGAACAAATACAACCAGTCTTTTTTTCTGAGGaatattatttaaaattaaatcaaattagtTGTGAGTAAAGCCACTAATATTTCTAATCAGTTTTAAGTGTGGAAAAACCAGAATGTAAGATTTATTGCGAGCTACCAGTTTATACAAACATGCTGTCTTTTGAGAACCGGCTCCTTTCCCAGTGGATGCTCTGTGCCAGCTGTCTGCGCTGCAGAAAAGTACTGCTTTCCCAAGCTCTGACCTGTGGGAAAATCTGTTGTGGCCAGTAATTGATTCCGCCCTGCCAGCCCCATTACTCTCCACTGCAGTCAAACTGCCAGTGATCTGCAGAAAGCACAGCCCCTTCACTCTTTCTCTCCGTACTCAACAAACATGCATCCGAATCCCGGCAAGTCCTACTGTTGGACCCATCATCATTTCTGTCAGTCTTGTTTGTCAGAgcatttttctctctctgcatatCTGTCAGTCTGTGTGTAATTGTATGAAGTTATAATGTCCCAACCCTTCTCCAGTACCAtgtaaatgttcatgtttttctgtgatacattttctccaaatttctgtTTTGAACATAGCATTCTCACACATATCTACTGTTCGTGGGATTTGAAGTTATTATTAAAGATGAAAGCACTCTTGACCATTTACCAAAGAGATAGCTTTAATCCGTCACCTTATTTCCTTGAAAAGGATTAATGTGCAGGGTTTTTGGCTTGAGAGCTGCACTCTGAATCTGGATGCACCCCTCCCCCCAACCCAACTctctgaaagaagaaaaaaaaaagtttgtcatgaaatattaaGTGCAGTCATCTGCTGAGATGGTTGAGCTACTTTGCCCCCACACAACACTTACTGCATGTCTAACCAAAGTGAAGGAGTCGCCCTTTCTAATTAATCCTCAATTAGGGGCTCTGTGCCTTTGCATCTGTCTTCCCAAGTCTCGGACCAGCAGGTGGGGTGCGAGGGGGGCTCGTGCGTATTGGACTGTGTATGGATGGGGTAATATGAGGATTTAAGGAGGGCAGTTCAGGGAGGATAAAAGCATGCTTTCTGACAGGAACGTATATTCTCATGATGACAGTCTAACTTCTTGCCGTACTGATTAAATGGCAACACTTTGAACCTGACCCATTTAAAGCTTCAGCAGGAAAGGACACATAGAAAATAATCGCTCCTTGTGAGCGGCCTCAAGCCGAGTGATTTATCAGGGATTCTCATGACACTGGCAGGCTTTATACAACTACCAGCTGAGGGGTGCACTTTCCCATATTGTCGGGGGTCAGCGGGCCACCCTCCAAGCTCTCTGGTACATGTTTGTCACACAAGAATTCCATCCCACTGTTGGGTGATCTAAGGCAACATAAAAGAGGAGTGGGGAACTGTACAATATGCACTGCTTTAGTTCCTGGtgacccccaccccaccccccacccactgCACTTTGCACCCGGTGACTGTGCCCCAAGAACAGCTCTCCCCCTGCCCCTCTCCCTGCATTGACAGAACAAGCAGCCTCTCTGTGAGAAGCAGCACCCAGCCCCCCCAACCCCTCGACTCTCCCCCTGCAGCCCCACCGCCGGTGTGCAGCAAACCAGAAGCCCCAGGCACAGGGAGCGTGTGGGATGAAGGGATGAGAGGGAAGATCAAAGCAGGAAGCATGAAAAAGCTCAGAGCACACAAGTAAGGGGCACCTCCCTGACctatgcacgcacacacacacacacacacacacacacacacacacacacacacacacacacacacacacacacacacacacacacacacacacacacacacacacacacacacacacacacactcttcatCCTGGCTACATACAATGGCTGGCGCCCACCCGCTGATTTCCCCAGCAGCCGTGCAAAAAGGCAAAGAGGAGAGGGCACATCGCTCAGGTCATGTGAGCTTTTTCCAGGGCTGGTTTTGACCTGCCGGGAACCTGGAGTGATGCCCCCTGCTGGTGTCAGAGGTGTGGTGCACGCCTGCTCCACGCCTCCCTTCAGACCTGCATGCATCTTGTTTTTTCAGTattcagttgttgtttttttattgtatgggttttttttttaaataatttgttttcctaaAGACAGCCCCCCCCCACTTCTTACAATATGAAATGAAGAGAGATTTGTCAGGAAAAATATAACGGTCGAAAAAGTGTTTCAGAAAATTGCAAGTCATTTCAGTTTCAATAATTTATACATCAGTCAGTCGGAGGTGACCAAAACATAAAGAATGAATAGATTAAATGTCACCTGTAGGTTTTGATTCAGTAATAAAACTGATTTTTACATCTAAACTACAATTTAACATAGCAACTGCTAAAAAGCCCCATATCTCAGAGACAGATGTCTTATTAGATGTCTTATTAATCTTATTAGTTGATCTTACATAACACATCAATAAAGCTACATCTTTAATATAACCTATTTAAAGCTATAAAAAGAATATATCCTGACAAGCTCCTGATTAGCCACCAAGAAGTCAAAATGATTAAATATGCTCAAACAATCGAACATTAAAGGAAATGAAAGTGACTTTCATCATCTGGATGTAGGTGTGGTTTTAtagttttgtttcctttttatgCATTTGTTGTACACTCCGAAGCACAGCCCCCTGCTCCGATCGACAGTGTCAGTTCAAGTTGAACTCCCACATGATCAGCTGTAACCCGAGTTTTACCTGCTGGCAAATAAAGCTGTAGTTGACAACAAGCCCAGTCAGTCTTGCGAGCTCCTCCTTGGCCGTGAGTATCCTCTCTCCATTATTCATGAGTGCTCAGGTTGGACCCTGGGAACAAGCTGAACGAGGCCCTGTGTCAATACGTAACACTGGCCACCACAATGGGCTCTGCCTCCAACTACACTGTTGACAGACACCCACACAAAGGAGCTGAAAGGGGTCCCCCTCCGTTCTCACACAAACTAAAGAATGAGTCAGTGTGCTGCCGCTCAGAGCCGTGtttgtacagtatatacagctTTTGTTCATGGCCACTGTTCTCCCATCAATGGGGGCTGAAGTGTTGATGAAAACCAGAAGGAAGGGACTTCTCTGCGGATGCCAGCGAGAGTTCATGTTCATTAGATGGGCTCTGCGCCTGctgaaatgtatgtatgtacacagaGCAACGAGAAACCGTCTTACTGGAACGAAATTCTACAACGCGCCGCGGTCCGGCCTCTGGGACTGTCACATCATCACTGCCGCCAGTGAAGGAATAATTATGAATAACTTATTCGCGTGGACCATGAAATCAAATATTACAGCCGTGTGACAACCTCATAAATATCTTTCTATCTGCCATATACTTATTCCAGTTTCTCTGTTTCcataacacacaaacacagatctGCACCGATAAATGCATGAATCCACATGAGGATGAGGATTCTCACATATTTTATAActacactctttttttttttttaagattttttttggggctctagtggccctttattcaagttgcagacaggaaggggggagagggagagaaaggggatgacatgcagcaaaggtgtgcaggacgggattcaaacctgcgacctgcgcaggaggactgtagcctcagtatatgagccgcttacttaacccactgcgccactgaGCGGCCCTAACTACCCCCTTAAGATAAATACTAAATTAGGATAATTGTTAATGTGTCATAACAACTCCAATACTGAACAAAACGTTTTCATCTGAGGTCTTATAACTGTTTTTAGGTGACAGCTTGATATACTCCACAACAGCTAATTAAATGATCCTATATTATAATCAAGTATGATAGTTATAAATCCCTTGCTCCTCTTGTGTTTCCGCAAGAGAGTTATTCCAATGTGTTATCACAATTTCAATTTACCTCATCACTGATACACTTGTTGATGCAGATATTTACCCCATTTGTACCTCATATAACTTCTACTTACctgtatttcattttttttaatactgtaaaacatttcataaccatttattctgtgatatttaatTCAAGACAATGTCTCAAGCATTTTCAGACTTTTAAAGAAACTGAGAAACTAACGAATGGTGGCAGGAGGTGGTCCAAGAAGAGCAAAGTAACTCAACCCTGCTGGGAACAAATGGCACATGTGGGGCACTCATCTGACCGGAATCTCATTTATGAATCTGTGGCCAGTTTTTTTGAATCTGTTCTACTTTGATCTTCTTAAAATCATTCATGAATAGCACTCCTGAATTCTTATCTAAATcacacataaaaatgtgttgtttgATTAGCAATTTGACATCACACTACTGTTTTTGCACAGTACTGTCCTCCACAGAGGATAGACTCGTCAAAATTCCCTTATTTTCCccttttcattttaatacattgaACTAATTCAAGTTCATGTTGGCCACGGGCCCTAATTTAAGGAATCACTCGCGTGGTGTGTGCTACCTTACCTAATGTCCAGAAAAATAAAGCCTCATCACGTGGCTTTCTGTGGTTTAATATTGAATCCACTGGAGGGCAGTGAGTGACCGTTTATCAAAACGTATTAACAGTGTTGATAAATGTAAATGCTTTCCAGCCTATATCGAAAATGTAAGTAAGTAGTAAACAAGTGGACTGACATGCAACTTTTGAACTGATATacagtgttaaaaaaaagtatttgcatTCTTACAgatttcttcacttttttttgtcactGATGTTTCAGATCATGAAACACATGTTTATATCAGACAAAGTTaccttaaaaatataaaattcagTTTTTAAATGGTGATTTCATTTATTAAGGGACAGAATCCATGCAAAAAACCGTGGCCTTATGTGGAAAAGTAATGCCACGTCTAGTGTAAAACTAAAAGAGCATTTTATAAAAAGAGCCTGACACCGAGAGTCAGacatggtggtggtgatggtgatggtggtgtgAAGGTCTGAGGgctgctttgctttgctttCAGAACCTGGATGACTCGCTGTAATTGATGGAACCATGAATTCTGTTCTCTACCAAAGAATCCTGAAGGACAATGTCCGGCCGTCAGTTCATGACCTTAAGCTCAAATGCTCTTGGGTtatgcagcaggacaatgatctgaAGCACACCAGCAAACCACCTCTGAatggctaaaaaaaacaaaacaaaaaaatttggGGGAGTGGCCTAGTCAAAGCTCAGACTTAGATTAAATTGCAATACCAGTGCGTGACCTTTGCTAAGCAGTTCGTGCTTGAAAACGCTCTAACGTGGCTGAATCAATACAATTCTGCAGAAAGGAATGGgtcaaaattcctccacagtgATGGGAACATTGTTACCAACACTTGGGGCAATATTTCCCCCCACACTGAGCCAGGTTGGTTTGAATAGATTTTTTACCTTTCAGAAGTGAAATGATCATTTAAGAACTGTATTTTATATTTACTCaggttatctttgtctaatattaaCCCTTTATAGGGCAGATAATAAAATACTTTATATTTCAAAATTTCAAATCTAGAAGGTTATTggaaaatatttaaaaggaCCTCTATTAACattgttactttaaaaaaacccaacaaccaTAGAAGTATTTCGGCTGAAGTTACCAAATATGGTCACTTGCCCTTTTTATGACCTGGAACATTTAAGTGtggcaaaaattaaaaaaaaagcaaagacagGGTGCAAATACTTTTTCATAGCACTGTATGCCAGTATATATGATGGGAAGTCCTCAGATTTGATctgcatgaaaaaaagaaaaagaaaaatgacacaTAGAGAGGCATTTGACTTTCTGTTTTTGCGTTGCGCCATCTGCTGgataaaatcaacaacaactaaaTCCTTGCACAGAGAGCTgaatgtacttttacttaaactGACAGATCTGTTAAAAAGTTGTCAATTATGACAACATAGGCATGCAGCATATCAGTTGATGAATTTCATACTTTCATTTCCACGATAAAGAGCTCCATGTATTATTGTAGCTCTTTACTACTCAAGATACTTTATGCTGTAAAACGTTTtattaaaaaggtaaaaatatgGTGCTTGCCCACATCTTTTATTCTGGTGGGGCGATCCAAGACCACACGAATTTGAGTAATTCATTGCACCATTGTGACCTCCTTTATTAACACTGAAGTCAGTAAACCCAAAACAATCGCGTTTTACTCCATTCAAACACATAATCTCAATCAGATTTAAAGACACGCCCCTTAATCCGCTCGTTTCCATAGCAACGTCTGCAGCCGCTGATGATTGGTGGCCAGGAATCATGCAGGCGCTCGGTCGGTCTTCATAAAAGCATATTTCCTCGAGTACTCACTGTGGTAGCGCTCCACTATCAAGACAGCTCGTGGTTGTGCATCAGACTGAACTTCATCCTCACATCATGGTTGACCAGTTTGTTGGAACCTGGACTCTGGTTTCCAGTGACAACTTTGACGAGTACATGAAGGCAGTTGGTATGTAGCACTCTGCGAAGACTCATTTAATTCAAGTTAGAACAGCTGTATTATGAAATGCATCCCAACTGAAGCATCCCTTTATTTAAGGTATGAGTTTTGCCACTCGTCAAATGGGCAACCTTGTTAAACCTAACCTGATGGTCAGCGTGGGAGCGGATGGGCTCATCTCCATCAAGGCTGAGAGTACTTTCAAGACTACAACAATCTCATTCAAGCTGAATGAAGAATTTGATGAAGAGACAACAGATGGACGAAAGGCAAAGGTGGGTCCTACAAAtgcacatatttattttttaattcaaattctATTTCGATTTaaaattgtgttgttttttttgtccagtCCCTATTTACTCTAGAGGATGGCAAGCTTGTGCAGAAACAGATGTGGGATGGAAAGTCAACAACGCTAGAGCGAGAGATTCAAGATGGAAAGCTTATCACTGTGAGTTGAAGTTTCATGGAAACTGGCATCTTTTCATCTCAGGGATAACACATGTCATTTATGAGCAGACTACACAACATTTAGTTGCCAGATCTGTTGAACCGTGTAGTTTCTTTATTAGATGATGTTAAAACTGTCAACTATGTGAATTAGATTCACCTAGTTTCCTGAATTGAAGTTATTGCATGATTGAGAACAATAATGGGCAATAATGAGTGTAATTTGCATGTTCCCTGTCCCCACAGAAATGTGTCATGGATGATGTTGCTGCAGTGAGGACCTACGAGAAAGCAGCATAACCCCTTCATGCCTTGAAGTTCATTCATAAATACAAAAGTATTAAACTGTTGTAAAACATGCCAATAAAGTTTGAATTGTGACATGTTGGTCTTTTCAGTAGTGGTCTTTTCACTATTGTTCCTTAAGTGGAAATTGTGTATGATTAAAATTTCACGGCCTGCATTATAGTGACACTTTGTTCTTATTGGCTCTCCGGTGTTTATGGGAGGACCTGGTTAAAATACTTCAAGTGCTGGAGTCTAAATTGCACTGTAAACATGTTTAAAGAACCGCATAAGCTCTGCTAAATGCTAAATTTGAAAGCTAATTAGATCGTTACACTAAGCCAATGAGCAGATCTGGTTTTAAACGACTATCAGACTTTGGTTAAACCTTTTGTTTAGTGATATACTAGTCTTGTGGCCAGCTGCCAAGTTTGAATCTTTGATTTGCATGTTATTCATCATGAAAATGATGGCTGGCCAAAATGATTCAACTTTAAAAACTAAATGTACAATAGGCTTTTGTTGAAATGACGAAAAGCAACATGCAGCCCTTATGACAAGGATGTGGGTGAACAGGGAGGTGTGGGGCCAAATCCCTACTTGGGGTTAATGCTGCGACCCCAGGTTGTAGCATGCCTCATGTCTTGGATGAACAGACATCCAGTTCAAGCAAGTGGACATAATTTGTTTAACTAGGGTTCTTTGGAGTAGTAGCTTGAAGCATAAATCCTCAGGCTGTGGGGAACATTTCTGACCCCAGGTGGTCAAGCCACAATAAGCGCCACATCATATGAAACCATGCCAATAAATGTTTTACACACTGGAAACGTGCCatgcatatttttacaaaattaataatcttaaagtctgtttcagttatgttttttgttactTTGCACAACCAAGTATTACTGGAGAACCTTGAGGTCTTCTCAACTAATTAATCATTTTTAGAAACCCTGTTGAGAGGGATTAAGCTTATTTAGGGTATTTTGTGGGCGCAGGCTTTAAGAAGCAAGCTTCATTTGAAGTGGCTTTGCCTCCTTAAACACAATCAcaccatccatcagctgataaATTTGTGTGTTGTTCTTAATCGACTTAACCATTTCTTTGTTAATCATAAAAGGAGCCAGTAGCTACACACAATCTAGTACTGTCTCCATTATTTTATACTTCTTAGTAAACGTTAATCCGTTTCATAGAAAGGATTAGTCATTAAAGCTACTATACATTTTATACCCATAAAATAATAGCAAACTGCTTTTATGCTAAATAAAATGTCTGAAACTGTTTGAGTTTGTCAAGCACCCATCACTTTAGCAAATACGATTACAATACATGATAAATACTgtttaaaataaatgcatttttctggggattaataaagtatttttgaatttgaattgattGGTCTAAAATGATTACCTGACCACAACTTTGTTAAAGAAGTAATTCATTACTGATTGAGGGGGAATTGTGAAATAGGTTTCAGTATTACTTTCTAAATGGAATGatgaaaagattaaataaagtGAACTTAAATACCTTACAGTTTACATCCATCTGCAGCTTCAgtctgattttatttatttatcattctTGTTGTTTCTGTGTGTATTATGCTGTCATCTGGAGTTGCTAAACAGATTTTTCACGGCGAGGTTGGAAACAATGTTTACAGTGACAATAaggattctattctattctattctattctattctattctattctattctagtgGAAATACTGACCTCTTGTGGCTGATTCTTGTAAGAACAGTTAATTGTTGGACGgtacctgattttttttttgggggggggggcaatagTTTTGTGACACTATTCCCGAGTCCCGACACGTTTATTTCCATCTCGTAAATTCAATTTCACTttcaaaaaatgtcttttaagaAGCATTAACACCTCcgtttgtacgacggagtattagggccaaactagaagacaaaaaaaaaggaaattacgagaataaagtcgtagaattacgagaataaagtcataatataacaagaataaagtcgtaatattacgagaataaagtcgtaatattacgagaataaagtcgtaatattaaatatataaatataacttcacacgatgctcaatattcctcatttttacacagggagaagacatgctcttcctgttagagttctcataaattatattctcataatattacgactttattctcataatattacgactttattaaattacgactttattctcgtaatattacattattctcgcaacattatgacctcattctcataattttacgactttattctcattatattatgactttatttttttttgtcttagtttggcccctTCGTCGTACGTTTGTTTCATGTTGTCTCCttcagcctgatttatggttccgcgttaaatcgacgcacttACGGCGTacagtacgcggcgacgcgcaccctacgcagTAGGCCCtacgttggtgtgacgcggaaccataaatcagcctttccaGATCGACCGACCCCCGAGCTACgtcgtgcgtgcgtgcctgaCGCAACGCCTTCAAACATGGCTGACAAAGAAAACACGGCAATGGAAGTCGACAAGGGGGAGAATAAACCTTCAGTTCAACAAGTTCCGCCACAGTTTAAAAACTCCCCCCAAATAGCATGCAGCCGGGAGCAGAGCTCGGGCCGGAGCGGCAGCAGGGCGGAGTACTGCGAGCAGCTGCAGGCGTGGATGTGGCAGTACTACGCTGCCTCGGCCAGCTGGCAGAGCTGGCTGGCCGCCGCAGCCGTGTCCTACCCTTGTTACTTACAGCCGTCCAGCCTCTCCTTCACGGCGGTGGACCTGCACTCACACAGCTGGTATAATAACGGTGCCCTCGGTCTTCCGTTGTCGCCGTATCCGCCCTCCGCAGTCTCTTCCTCGGGCAGCCGTGCGGGAGCAGCCGCCGGCGGGGCAGCAGCTCCGCCGCCGCGGGAGGAGGGACACGCTCACAGACACGGTAGGAGCTGCTGCGGGAGTATTTATCAAtttattaggatccccattagacaTAACAATAtacgggtcaatgacgaataaggattttcaacaggtcaattttaaaataataataaaaagaatatctattgcagtagttcaaacattaagaatgttgtgtacacatacatttatattaaaattttaaattaagtgattgcAGAGTTTTTTTggcaagatgaattggcactagccttaaaaaaagtcatgtggtgcaaccatgattcatattaaaataaattaatttcctaaacatattttttaagttttcagtattatacaaaaatgcagaggtgtcaaaagtattcacattcattactcaggtagaagtatactagagtttaaaaatactcctgtagaagttgaagcaTCAACTCAaagtttttttactcaagtaaaagtataaaagtactggtttcaaaactacttaaagtataaaagtaaaagtaatgtaagggggaaaaaagcccttaaggacaaaagccattgaaagtgaatgcatcttagtagcctatgcaaatatattaaagaaccatatatgtgtactattgagcattaacatgtgtttcagagagcagaggatatgatgactagttgcctataagtattgtaatggtgcaaaaagtcaaacttcagaggcatgttatcatttatcctaacctttattggaatgtacatccaagtttagttgcaggaatctgagggcaacggatgtaagaacaaaactggacaagaacatctgaaacaaccacaaccaaattcactctatccggatggcgcaatttaactggatagttttttttttaaaagccaaaatgaaatagagtaacgaggctgtttttgaaatgtaaagagtaaaaagtacaagtaattgcgtgaaaatgtaaggagtaaaagtaaaaagtcgtctgaaaaatagttactccagtgaagtatagataaccaaaatttctacttaagtaaggtaacgaagtatttgtacttcgttacttgacacctctgtaaaaatggttgtttttttaatggtcgcgccacatgatatttcataaaatggacatcatcagtcaaactttgtttgtagcctatattatgatggaaatataaatacaaatatgttgcaatcttacacactacaaaatacttggaaatcatgccagatatggcagaagattgatttaaattttaaatacaattagagtgatttcaaaaaaggttttcaaaacaagagtcatggtcggacggtcgcaccacatgacattttgacgcttaaaacaaaaacaaaatcccaaataactagtattttttgtaaaattcaagtgagtccatgtgggacaggtagttcatatatatggtatttttttatccatttaaaccttttttgaataaaaaaaagtctgtttttcagaaaatataggcgtcacctCATTGACCTAAGGTCATTGTTTCAGTTGTCTTTTA
Coding sequences within it:
- the fabp4b gene encoding fatty acid binding protein 4b, which translates into the protein MVDQFVGTWTLVSSDNFDEYMKAVGMSFATRQMGNLVKPNLMVSVGADGLISIKAESTFKTTTISFKLNEEFDEETTDGRKAKSLFTLEDGKLVQKQMWDGKSTTLEREIQDGKLITKCVMDDVAAVRTYEKAA